CGACGGCTTCGCCGACGCTCTCGGAGAGGTGATCGCCGATGGCTGAGCCGGGAGGACGAGCGACCAGCACGCCGCTGATGGGGGGCAGCCCGGAACCGACCCTCATCGAACTGAGCGTGCCGGGGCGTCGTGCCTGGTCCTTCCCGCCGCTCGACGTTCCCGCGGACGACCCGGGCCTCCCCGAAGCAGCGAACTCGCTTCCGGCGCTCCCGGAAGTCTCCGAGCGCGACCTGGTCGCCCACTTCACCCGGCTGGCGCACCGCAACTTCGCCGTCGATCTCGGCGCCTACCCGCTGGGCTCGTGCACGATGAAGTACAACCCGAAGGTGTGCGACTGGGCTGCCGAGCACGGGGGGTTCCGCGACCTGCACCCGGCGGCGCCACCCGAGCTGACCCAAGGAGCGCTGCGAGTCCTCCTCGAAACCGAGTCGATCCTGTGCGCCATCACCGGCATGACCCGGGCGACCTTCCAGCCGCCGGCGGGAGCGGCCGGCGAACTGACGGGCCTCCTCATCATGCGGGCCTATCACGAGTCCCAGGGCCGCAATCCGACGAAGATCCTCATTCCCGACTCGGCCCATGGCACCAACCCCGCCTCGGTCACCCTCGCCGGCTACCGGGCGGTGCAGGTCCCCAGCGACGATCGCGGGATGGTCGACCTCGAGGCGCTCCGGGCAGCCGTCGACGAAGACGTCGCCGGCTTCATGCTCACCAACCCCAACACGCTCGGCCTCTTCGAAGTCGATGTCATCGAGATGGCCCGCGCCATCCACGACGTCGACGGACTCGTCTACTACGACGGGGCCAATCTCAACGCCATCCTCGGTGTGGCCCGCCCCGGTGACATGGGGTTCGACATCGTCCACTCCAACCTCCACAAGACGTTCGCCACCCCGCACGGTGGGGGAGGCCCGGGTGCGGGCCCGGTCGCCGTCGTGAAGCATCTCGTCCGCTTCTTGCCCGGGCCGTTGCCGGTCGACCGCGACGGCGTGCTCGGCTGGGAGATGCCACCCGACTCGGTGGGCCGGGTGCACGGCAACCACGGCAACTTCCTGGTGGTGCTCCGGGCCCTGACCTACATGCGGTTGCTGGGAGCCGAGGGCCTGCGGGAGGTGGCCGAGCGCAGCGTGCTCAACGCCCGCTACCTGGCCTCCCTGGTGGGGGAGCGGTACCCCATTCCGTACGACGCTCCACCGATGCACGAGTTCGTCGCGTCCGCTGCTGCCCTTAAGAAGGCGACCGGCGTGCGTGCCATGGACGTCGCCAAGGCGCTTCTCGACCGGGGATTCCACGCTCCGACGGTCTATTTCCCCCTCATCGTCGAGGAGGCCCTCATGCTGGAGCCGACCGAGACCGAGTCTCCCGAGACCATCGAGGCACTCGCCGACGCCCTCAACGAGATCGCCGCTCTCGCCGCCGAGGACGCCGCCCACGTCCAGGCATCACCTCACAAGACGCCGGTGTCACGCCCCGATGACGCACTGGCGGCGAGGAAGCCCAAGCTGACTTGGTAGGGAGAAGCCCTTCCTCCCCCCGAAGGGGGGAGTCCCTCAGGGAGCGCAGCGACCGGAGGGGAGGGGGGAGGGCGAACACTACGTGAGCCCCGCGACGCGTCTGGCCTCCCCCTCCGTCACCTCCCATACAGGGGAGGGAACCGAGTGATGAGGTCC
The DNA window shown above is from Acidimicrobiia bacterium and carries:
- the gcvPB gene encoding aminomethyl-transferring glycine dehydrogenase subunit GcvPB, with translation MAEPGGRATSTPLMGGSPEPTLIELSVPGRRAWSFPPLDVPADDPGLPEAANSLPALPEVSERDLVAHFTRLAHRNFAVDLGAYPLGSCTMKYNPKVCDWAAEHGGFRDLHPAAPPELTQGALRVLLETESILCAITGMTRATFQPPAGAAGELTGLLIMRAYHESQGRNPTKILIPDSAHGTNPASVTLAGYRAVQVPSDDRGMVDLEALRAAVDEDVAGFMLTNPNTLGLFEVDVIEMARAIHDVDGLVYYDGANLNAILGVARPGDMGFDIVHSNLHKTFATPHGGGGPGAGPVAVVKHLVRFLPGPLPVDRDGVLGWEMPPDSVGRVHGNHGNFLVVLRALTYMRLLGAEGLREVAERSVLNARYLASLVGERYPIPYDAPPMHEFVASAAALKKATGVRAMDVAKALLDRGFHAPTVYFPLIVEEALMLEPTETESPETIEALADALNEIAALAAEDAAHVQASPHKTPVSRPDDALAARKPKLTW